From one Cygnus olor isolate bCygOlo1 chromosome 26, bCygOlo1.pri.v2, whole genome shotgun sequence genomic stretch:
- the LOC121060131 gene encoding mucosa-associated lymphoid tissue lymphoma translocation protein 1-like isoform X3 — protein sequence MGDWSLPISSLGEEVVARLCELLDNASRGWRKLAEVAGAEKRFKCSEEELEVCSLKVLEPRGSPTQCLLQLLAERDCTLKYLLGCLDRMGHTQACQVLSSAVHDMIRITVQPESQVVAEGARVSLTCWATGPPGLTYQWFCGKQEVPGATAPELVIDTAAPPGPPRWFICRVNCGAAFAFSRWAHVQVERSSSPSSASGYCPTMAGLQILQQPQPCCLAEGDTLVLECRAIGNPPPQYQWFRNRRPVEGARAPQLQVQLVTTAERGSYSCRVFNLFHEVWSQEVDVEIGPRLFASGGSWQDGDGGPPEPGSPDQLYATDKVALLIGNMRYLHHKHLKAPMVDVHALSSLLCQLDFKVVSLLDLGKDEMQMAVNEFLLLLDKGVYGLLYYAGHGYENFGNSFMVPIDAPSSYTSAHCLCVQRVLQSMQQRHTGLNIFLLDMCRKRNLNDDIIPQVGALQVTANIVFGYATCADAEAYELSQGEFSNGVFVSFLKRWLLDDEKITVLLDKVAEDMGTLEITRGRQALELRSNLSERRALTDPIRAPGRDETSARNLQWAKAHVLPESRHLHFSCGITVQLGFAAEFSNIMIIYTRILAAPRDVTECVAKLTDIPEELDVDLKCTNKESPEEVGSPLSPSWSPGCPSCCLYSRLCGLQKLRQELAFTVCLQYRYRGMDDFVEERRAVSVGKPLIAKLNLRLGPAAASQPPLETSVSPLSSSPPGSWGAAGDFWGNTPEENLSPKGPGSHSL from the exons ATGGGGGACTGGAGCCTGCCCATCAGCTCGCTGGGCGAGGAGGTGGTGGCCCGGCTCTGTGAGCTCCTGGACAACGCCAGCCGGGGCTGGCGCAAGCTGGCCGAGGTGGCCGGGGCAGAGAAACGCTTCAAGTGCAG cgaggaggagctggaggtgtGCTCGCTGAAGGTGCTGGAGCCCCGCGGCAGCCCCACGCagtgcctcctgcagctcctggccgAGCGCGACTGCACCCTCAAGTACCTGCTGGGCTGCCTGGACAGGATGGGGCACACGCAGGCCTGCCAGGTCCTCAGCAGCGCCG TCCATGACATGATCCGCATCACGGTGCAGCCGGAGTCGCAGGTGGTGGCGGAGGGCGCGCGGGTGTCCCTCACCTGCTGGGCCACCGGCCCGCCAGGGCTCACCTACCAGTGGTTCTGCGGGAAGCAGGAG GTGCCCGGAGCCACGGCCCCGGAGCTGGTGATCGACACGGCCGCCCCACCAGGCCCACCCCGGTGGTTCATCTGCCGCGTGAACTGCGGGGCCGCCTTCGCCTTCTCCAGGTGGGCCCACGTCCAggtggagaggagcagcagccccagctcag ccagcgGTTACTGCCCCACCATGGCGGGGCTGCAgatcctgcagcagccacagccgTGCTGCCTGGCTGAGGGGGACACGCTGGTGCTGGAGTGCAGAGCCATCGGCAACCCGCCGCCGCAGTACCAGTGGTTCAGGAACCGGCGTCCCGTGGAGGGTGCGCGGGCGCCCCAGCTCCAG GTGCAGCTGGTGACGACGGCCGAGCGGGGCAGCTACTCCTGCCGTGTGTTCAACCTCTTCCACGAGGTGTGGAGCCAGGAGGTGGACGTGGAGATCg GCCCACGGCTCTTCGCCTCTGGAGGCTCCTGGCAGGATGGGGACGGAG GTCCCCCAGAGCCCGGCAGTCCTGACCAGCTGTACG CCACCGACAAAGTGGCCCTGCTGATCGGCAACATGCGCTACCTGCACCACAAGCATCTGAAGGCGCCCATGGTGGACGTGCACGCGCTGAGCTCCCTCCTGTGCCAGCTTGACTTCAAGGTGGTCTCGCTGCTGGACCTGGGCAAGGATGAGATGCAGATGGCTGTCAATgagttcctcctgctcctcGACAAGGGCGTCTATG GTTTGCTTTACTACGCCGGGCATGGCTACGAAAATTTTGGCAACAGCTTCATGGTGCCCATCGATGCCCCCAGTTCCTACACCTCCGCCCACTGCCTGTGCGTGCAGCGGGTGCTACAGAGCATGCAGCAGCGGCACACCGGACTCAATATCTTCCTGCTCGACATGTGCCGCAAGAG GAACCTCAACGACGACATCATCCCGCAGGTCGGGGCGCTGCAGGTGACGGCCAACATCGTCTTCGGCTACGCCAC GTGCGCAGACGCCGAAGCCTACGAGCTGAGCCAGGGCGAGTTCTCCAACGGCGTCTTCGTCAGCTTCCTCAAGCGCTGGCTGCTGGATGACGAGAAGATCACGGTGCTGCTGGACAAGGTGGCCGAGG ACATGGGCACCCTGGAGATCACGCGGGGCCGCCAGGCGCTGGAGCTCCGCAGCAACCTCTCGGAGAGGCGAGCGCTGACGGACCCCATCCGCGCCCCGGGCCGGGACGAGACCTCTGCCAGGAACCTGCAGTGGGCCAAGGCCCACG TGCTCCCGGAGAGCCGCCACCTGCACTTCAGCTGCGGCATTACCGTCCAGCTGGGCTTCGCTGCCGAGTTCTCGAACATCATGATCATCTACACCCGCATCCTGGCCGCCCCCAGGGACGTCACTGAGTGCGTGGCCAAGCTCACTGACATCCCCGAG gagctgGACGTGGACCTCAAGTGCACCAACAAGGAGAGCCCCGAGGAGGTGGGCAGCCCCTTGTCACCCTCCTGGAGCCCCGgctgcccctcctgctgcctctaCAGCCGCCTCTGCGGCCTGCAGAAACTGCGG caggagctggccttCACCGTGTGCCTGCAGTACCGCTACCGCGGCATGGACGACTTCGTGGAGGAGAGGCGGGCAGTGAGCGTGGGCAAGCCGCTCATCGCCAAGCTCAACCTGCgcctcggccccgccgccgcctcgcagCCCCCCTTGGAGACTTCCGTCAGCCCCCTCTCCAGCTCACccccggggagctggggggcggcgggggacTTCTGGGGAAACACCCCCGAGGAGAACCTGAGCCCCAAGGGGCCAGGCTCACACAGCCTGTAG